The following proteins are encoded in a genomic region of Bradyrhizobium sp. SK17:
- a CDS encoding glycosyltransferase family 87 protein, protein MSAAVRGRCRTTLSGTIFRLFNLFDLACVAETGPALMFATTLETIQSTASKRSAYVRGIFVLLAIAIVLKTAWFARLGLGQHRELVDFDAFYIVAKLVWQGTVDQAYQFAKLLVIQREASGGHDSLMPWTYPPQFSLLMAPFALIPVGIAYLLFATSTLTLYLAVLRRIAGSQFVLVLIVFFPTIGITLACGQNGFLTAALIGLVCLYFEERPVVAGAALGLMIIKPHLAIAFAVYAVLRRSWVVVGTAAAVVLASSALCTAVFGTQIWSALLQSVRDSSAFLEQGYYPLYRMISGYAALRTAGLPAFGSFLGQGVVAVLALGIVLIAVYRKIPVRESLGLTAIISPCISPYAYDYDFLIFGIGLAMLLPSLLANAREWERDVIYFLPIPIGALGYVRAEQMATSHRDMQWLDVLSIGAFMIIPLIGLIVGILLVRRSKTEAPRSVPTQGPLARV, encoded by the coding sequence ATGTCCGCGGCAGTCAGGGGGAGGTGCCGAACCACCCTCTCCGGTACGATTTTTCGACTGTTTAACCTATTCGACCTAGCTTGCGTTGCAGAAACTGGGCCCGCCTTGATGTTCGCAACGACCCTCGAAACAATTCAATCGACCGCCTCGAAGCGATCGGCTTATGTCAGGGGAATCTTCGTCCTTCTGGCGATCGCCATCGTCCTGAAGACCGCGTGGTTCGCCCGGCTGGGCCTCGGACAGCACCGCGAGCTGGTCGACTTCGATGCCTTCTACATCGTCGCAAAGCTGGTGTGGCAAGGCACGGTCGATCAAGCCTACCAGTTCGCGAAGCTCCTCGTGATCCAGCGAGAGGCGTCGGGCGGGCACGACAGTCTGATGCCCTGGACCTATCCCCCGCAATTCAGCCTGTTGATGGCGCCATTCGCGCTGATCCCGGTCGGGATCGCCTACCTGCTGTTCGCGACCTCGACGCTAACGCTCTACCTTGCCGTGCTGCGCCGCATCGCCGGAAGCCAGTTCGTTCTTGTCCTCATCGTCTTCTTTCCGACGATCGGAATTACGCTGGCGTGCGGCCAGAACGGCTTCCTCACGGCTGCGCTGATCGGGCTGGTTTGCCTTTACTTCGAGGAGCGACCGGTTGTCGCCGGGGCGGCTCTCGGCCTCATGATCATCAAGCCGCACCTCGCCATTGCGTTCGCGGTCTACGCCGTGCTGCGACGCTCCTGGGTCGTCGTCGGCACGGCCGCCGCCGTCGTGCTGGCCAGCTCGGCGCTCTGCACGGCAGTGTTCGGCACGCAGATCTGGAGCGCGCTGCTACAGAGCGTGCGCGACTCGTCGGCTTTCCTGGAGCAGGGCTATTATCCGCTGTATCGCATGATCTCTGGCTACGCGGCGTTGAGAACCGCGGGGCTGCCCGCCTTCGGATCATTTCTCGGCCAGGGCGTCGTCGCCGTCCTCGCGCTCGGCATCGTGCTCATCGCCGTGTACCGAAAGATACCGGTGCGCGAGAGCCTCGGCCTGACCGCAATCATCTCGCCGTGCATCAGCCCCTATGCCTACGACTATGACTTCCTGATCTTCGGCATTGGTCTCGCCATGCTGTTGCCGTCGCTGCTCGCCAACGCGCGTGAGTGGGAGCGTGACGTGATTTATTTCCTGCCGATTCCGATCGGCGCCCTCGGCTACGTGCGGGCGGAGCAGATGGCAACCTCCCACAGGGACATGCAGTGGCTCGACGTGCTATCGATCGGAGCCTTCATGATCATTCCATTGATCGGGCTTATCGTCGGAATCCTGCTCGTGCGCCGCTCAAAAACCGAAGCGCCGCGGTCCGTCCCGACGCAGGGACCGCTTGCGAGGGTTTGA